A stretch of DNA from Streptomyces venezuelae:
GCGGCAGGGATCGTTTTCGGCATCATCTGAGCCTGGCGCGCCTAAAACTACCGGCGCTAATTTGTAGGGTGTCTGCGAGGTTCGACGCGCTGGTGCTCGGGAGGAATGCGATGAAGGCCCATGACGGCATGTACATCGGCGGGGAATGGCGGCCCGCCGCCGGCCGCGACCGGATCGAGGTCCTCAACCCGGCGGACGAACAGGTCCTCGGCGGGGTCCCGGCCGGCACGGCCGAGGACGTCGACGCGGCGGTACGCGCCGCCCGCGCCGCCTTCCCCGGCTGGGCGGCCACCGCGCCGGCCGAGCGGGCGGGCCGGATCGCGGCCCTGCGTGACGTACTGATCGCCCGCAAGGGGGAATTCGCGGAGGTCATCACCGCCGAGCTCGGCTCCCCGCGGGGCTTCTCGGAGATGGTGCACGTCGGGGCCCCCATCGCGGTGTCCTCTTCGTTCGCCGAACTGGGGGCCGGGCACGCTTTCGAGGAGCGCATCGGCAACTCCACGGTGCTGCTCGAACCGGTCGGTGTGGTCGGGGCCATCACGCCCTGGAACTACCCGCTGCACCAGATCGTTGCCAAGGTGGCACCCGCTCTCGCGGCGGGCTGCACGGTCGTCCTCAAGCCCGCCGAGGACACCCCGCTGACCGCGCAGCTCTTCGCCGAGGCGGTGGACGAGGCCGGCCTGCCGGCCGGCGTCTTCAACCTGGTGACCGGTACCGGCCCGGTCGCCGGACAGGCGCTGGCCGCTCACCCCGGGGTCGACCTCGTCTCCTTCACCGGCTCCACCGCCGTCGGTCGGCTCGTCGGCGCCACCGCCGGTGCCGCGATCAAGCGGGTGGCCCTCGAGCTGGGTGGCAAATCGGCCAATGTCATCCTGCCCGGGGCCGACCTGGCCAAGGCCGTCGCCACCGGCGTCGGCCATGTCATGAACAACTCCGGTCAGAGCTGCAATGCGCTCACCCGGATGCTCGTCCACCGGGACCAGTACGAGGAGGCCGTGGCCCTTGCCGCCGCCGCGGTCGCCTCGTACCCCGTGGGCGACCCGGGTGACCCCGCCACCCGCCTCGGCCCCGTGATCAACGCGAAGCAGCGGGACCGCGTCCGCGCGTACATCACCCGGGGCATCGAGGAAGGCGCCCGCCTCGTCGCCGGCGGCCCCGAGGCGCCGCGCGAGCAGGGCTACTTCGTCGCGCCCACCGTCTTCGCCGATGTCACCCCCGAGATGACCATCGCCCAGGAGGAGATCTTCGGCCCGGTCCTCGCGATCCTGCCGTACGAGGACGAGGAGGACGCCCTCCGGATCGCCAACGGCACCGTGTACGGCCTCGGCGGGGCGGTGTGGGCCGCCGACGAGGAGACGGCCGTGGCGTTTGCCCGCCGCATGGACACCGGCCAGGTGGACATCAACGGCGGCCGGTTCAACCCGCTCGCGCCGTTCGGCGGGTACAAGCAGTCGGGCGTCGGCCGCGAGCTGGGGCCGCACGGCCTGGCCGAGTACCTCCAGACCAAGTCCCTGCAGTTCTGACCACCCCGCCGGAGAAAACCACCATGGTCCGCGCCGCCGTACTGCCCGCCGTCGGAGCCCCGCTCGAGATACGGGAGATCGTGCTGCCCGATCCCGGTCCCGGTCAGGTTCGCGTCAAACTTGTCGCCGCCGGGGTCTGCCACTCCGACCTCTCCCTCACCAACGGAACCATGAGGGTGCCGGTGCCCGCCGTCCTCGGCCACGAGGGCGCCGGCACCGTCCTCGCCGTCGGCGAGGGCGTCACCCATGTCGCCCCCGGTGACGGAGTGGTCCTCAACTGGGCCCCCTCCTGCGGCCGGTGCCACCACTGCACCATCGGCGAGGTGTGGCTCTGCGCCAAGGCGCTCACCGGGGTCGGGGGCATCCACGCCCACGACTCCCAGGGCACCGAACTGCACCCGGGCCTCAATGTCGCGGCCTTCGCCGAGGAAACCGTGGTCGCGGCCAACTGCGTGCTGCCCGCCCCCGTCGGCATCCCGCTGACCGAGGCGGCCCTGCTCGGCTGCGCGGTGCTCACCGGCTACGGCGCCGTCCACCACAGCGCCACAGTCCGGTCGGGGGAGTCGGTGGCCGTGTTCGGAGCCGGCGGGGTGGGCCTCGCCGCTCTCCAGGCCGCCCGCATCGCCGGTGCCGGCCCGATTATCGCGGTGGATGTCTCCCCGGCCAAGGAGGAGCTGGCCCGGGCGGCCGGAGCCACCGAGTTCGTCCTCGCCTCCGACGCCACCGCCAAGGAGATCCGCGCCCTGACCGCCGGCCAGGGCGCCGACGTGGCCGTCGAATGCGTCGGCCGCGCCGACACCATCCGCACCGCCTGGGAGTCCACCCGGCGCGGCGGACGCACCACGGTCGTCGGCATCGGCGGCAAGGACCAGCAGGTGGCCTTCCACGCCCTGGAGATATTCCACTTCGCCCGCACCCTCACCGGCTGTGTCTACGGAAACAGCGATCCCGCCCGCGACCTCCCGGTGCTCGCCGGACACGTCCTGGCCGGCCGGCTCGACCTCGGCGCGCTGGTCACCGACCGGATAGGTCTGGAGGGCATCCCGGCCGCGTTCGACGCGATGCTCGCCGGCAAGGGCGGTCGCTCCCTGGTGGTCTTCTAGGACCGACGTTCCGGGCGGACAATTCGCGCACCATGCCGAAATACTTGCCCCTGTTGCTGCGCGGGTCGCGGAGGCGGCTCACCCGCTATGAAGCGGCGTACCTGCGGCGCGGACAGCCGGGTCGCACGGGAGGTGCTGAGCGAGACGGCCGGCCACCCCGCCGTGGCCGCGCTCGCCGGGCGGCTGGCCGCGGACGGCCTGGTCTCCACGGCCCGGCGCCACGCGTCCTGGGGCTGGCGCCCGCCGACCCTCGCGGGCCGGGCGGCCCGCCGCGCGCTGCGCCGCCGGCTCCGGGCGGCGGACCCGACGGGGGATCGGACCGAGGCGAAGCTGATGAAGGTGGCCCTGACCGGACTGGGCTGCCTGCCGCCCGGCGCGGTACTCCCACGGTTGCCGGCGCCCGCGCGCCGGGGCCGGGGCGGTGGCGGTGGCTGGGCCTCGAAGGGCGTCGGGGGCCCGGCGGGCGGCTGCGGCGCGGGTTGCGGCGGGGGCTGCGGCGGCGGAGTCTGAGCCCGCACCCCGATCAGGCCAGGGCTTCGCCCCGGCTCAGGCCAGGGCTTCGCCCCGGTTCAGGCCAGGGCTTCGCCCCGGTTCAGGCTAGGGCTTCGCCCCGGTTCAGGCCAGGGCTTCGCCCCGGCTCAGGCCGAGGGCCTCGTACTGCAGGGCCAGGCCGTCCAGGAGGGCCGTCAGGCCCGCGTCGAAGGCTCCTTCGTCGACCTCCCGCTGCCGCTCGGCGAGCAGATGGGCCTGCCCCAGGTGCGGATAGTCCGCCGGGTCGTACGCCGCCTCGTCGTCCACGAACCCGCGGGCGAACGAGCCCACCGCCGAGCCCAGGATGAAGTACCGCATCAGCGCGCCGATCCTGGTGGCCTGGGCAGGCGGCCAGCCCGCCGCCGTCATGGCGCCGAACACCGCGTCCGCCACCCGCAGACCGGACGGCCGGCGGCCCGGGCCGCGTGCCAGCACCGGCACGATGTTCGGATGGTCGGCCAGCGCGCCCCGGTAGGAGTGCGCCCAGTCACGCAGCGCGGTCCGCCAGTCCCGTGGATCGTCCGCCCCGAACATCGAGAGGTCCACCCGCGCGCTCACCGCGTCGGCCACCGCCTCCAGGATCTCGTCCTTGGTGCGGAAGTGGTTGTACAGGGAGGGCCCGCTGACCCCGAGCGCGGCGGCCAGCCGCCGCGTCGACACCGCCTCCAGCCCTTCCCGGTCGACCAGGACCCCCGCCGCCTCGACGATGCGTTCTCGGTTCAGAAGGGGCTTGCGCGGTCTGGCCATGCGCCACATAGTAAGCGTGCCAAAAACTACCGCTGCTAGTTAACGCATCGCCCGAGGGGTGGCCATGAACCTGGAGCCGAGCGAGGAGCAGGCCGCCGTACGGCGGCTGGCCCGCGAGTTCACCGAGCGCGAGATCGCCCCGTACGCCGCGGCCTGGGACCGCGCCGAGAGCGTCGACCGCGCCATCGTCAAGAAGCTCGGCGCGGTCGGCTTCCTCGGGCTCACCGTGCCGGAGGAGTACGGCGGTTCCGGCGGCGACCACCTCTCCTACGCCCTGGTCACCGAGGAGCTCGGGCGCGGCGACTCCGCGGTGCGCGGCATCGTCTCCGTCTCCCTCGGCCTGGTCGCCAAGACCATCGCCGCCTGGGGGAGCGAGGAGCAGAAGCGGGAGTGGCTGCCCCGGCTCTGCTCGGGCGACGCCCTCGGCTGCTTCGGGCTGACCGAACCCGGCACCGGTTCCGACGCCGGCAGCCTCACCACCCGCGCCGTCCGGTCCGGCGGTACGTACGTCCTCAACGGCAGCAAGATGTTCATCACCAACGGCACCTGGGCCGATGTGGTGCTGCTCTTCGCCCGCACCGACCCGGGCGAGCCCGGCCACCGCGGGGTCTCCGCCTTCCTCGTGCCCGCCGACACACCCGGTCTGACCCGCCGCGAGATCCACGGCAAGCTCGGCCTGCGCGGCCAGGCCACCGCCGAGCTGGTCCTGGAGGACGTCGCGGTGCCCGCCTCCGCCCTGCTCGGCCCGGAGGGCAAGGGGTTCACCGTGGCAATGTCGGCGCTCGCCAAGGGCCGGATGTCGGTGGCCGCCGGCTGTGTGGGTCTGGCCCAGGCGGCGCTGGACGCGGCCGTCGCCTACGCCGCCGAGCGCGAACAGTTCGGCAAGCCCATCGCCCACCACCAGCTGGTGCAGGAGCTCATCGCGGACATCTCGGTGGACGTGGACGCGGCCCGGCTGCTCACCTGGCGGGTTGCCGATCTCATCGACCGGGGGCGGCCGTTCGCCGTCGAATCGGCCACGGCGAAGCTCTTCGCCTCCGAGGCGGCCGTCCGCGCGGCGAGCAACTCCCTCCAGGTGCACGGCGGTT
This window harbors:
- a CDS encoding aldehyde dehydrogenase family protein; protein product: MKAHDGMYIGGEWRPAAGRDRIEVLNPADEQVLGGVPAGTAEDVDAAVRAARAAFPGWAATAPAERAGRIAALRDVLIARKGEFAEVITAELGSPRGFSEMVHVGAPIAVSSSFAELGAGHAFEERIGNSTVLLEPVGVVGAITPWNYPLHQIVAKVAPALAAGCTVVLKPAEDTPLTAQLFAEAVDEAGLPAGVFNLVTGTGPVAGQALAAHPGVDLVSFTGSTAVGRLVGATAGAAIKRVALELGGKSANVILPGADLAKAVATGVGHVMNNSGQSCNALTRMLVHRDQYEEAVALAAAAVASYPVGDPGDPATRLGPVINAKQRDRVRAYITRGIEEGARLVAGGPEAPREQGYFVAPTVFADVTPEMTIAQEEIFGPVLAILPYEDEEDALRIANGTVYGLGGAVWAADEETAVAFARRMDTGQVDINGGRFNPLAPFGGYKQSGVGRELGPHGLAEYLQTKSLQF
- a CDS encoding Zn-dependent alcohol dehydrogenase encodes the protein MVRAAVLPAVGAPLEIREIVLPDPGPGQVRVKLVAAGVCHSDLSLTNGTMRVPVPAVLGHEGAGTVLAVGEGVTHVAPGDGVVLNWAPSCGRCHHCTIGEVWLCAKALTGVGGIHAHDSQGTELHPGLNVAAFAEETVVAANCVLPAPVGIPLTEAALLGCAVLTGYGAVHHSATVRSGESVAVFGAGGVGLAALQAARIAGAGPIIAVDVSPAKEELARAAGATEFVLASDATAKEIRALTAGQGADVAVECVGRADTIRTAWESTRRGGRTTVVGIGGKDQQVAFHALEIFHFARTLTGCVYGNSDPARDLPVLAGHVLAGRLDLGALVTDRIGLEGIPAAFDAMLAGKGGRSLVVF
- a CDS encoding TetR/AcrR family transcriptional regulator codes for the protein MARPRKPLLNRERIVEAAGVLVDREGLEAVSTRRLAAALGVSGPSLYNHFRTKDEILEAVADAVSARVDLSMFGADDPRDWRTALRDWAHSYRGALADHPNIVPVLARGPGRRPSGLRVADAVFGAMTAAGWPPAQATRIGALMRYFILGSAVGSFARGFVDDEAAYDPADYPHLGQAHLLAERQREVDEGAFDAGLTALLDGLALQYEALGLSRGEALA
- a CDS encoding acyl-CoA dehydrogenase family protein, with product MNLEPSEEQAAVRRLAREFTEREIAPYAAAWDRAESVDRAIVKKLGAVGFLGLTVPEEYGGSGGDHLSYALVTEELGRGDSAVRGIVSVSLGLVAKTIAAWGSEEQKREWLPRLCSGDALGCFGLTEPGTGSDAGSLTTRAVRSGGTYVLNGSKMFITNGTWADVVLLFARTDPGEPGHRGVSAFLVPADTPGLTRREIHGKLGLRGQATAELVLEDVAVPASALLGPEGKGFTVAMSALAKGRMSVAAGCVGLAQAALDAAVAYAAEREQFGKPIAHHQLVQELIADISVDVDAARLLTWRVADLIDRGRPFAVESATAKLFASEAAVRAASNSLQVHGGYGYIDEYPAGKLLRDARVMTLYEGTSQIQKLLIGRALTGVSAF